One Candidatus Brocadia sp. DNA window includes the following coding sequences:
- the csm5 gene encoding type III-A CRISPR-associated RAMP protein Csm5, giving the protein MKLQIKTLSPIHIGNGEKYNGLSYVEDIFSTPKRVFVMNFDRIKTILNQKDLQSFMDWVVSEKYPSWFKFCKSELNKPQLLNEFKKVAIYTLNNYSAERNLRDIDCFIKQNNRPYIPGTEIKGAIRTAIAYHLLGSNENYVWLKKQLLELQNKFRNTFLILSSCGRKGNSYLSISELKQIQKEELKRLFGEKRLNEITKKIRHEEYPKIRINDIKNIFIKEVGKIEENLQNKLFRVNNNSDAKYDLLKVFQVGDSELKDPFQCLFVSSMKVENTKKRDTQGNLTDIILFQELCTQDQIFTCQFSQLENNRTNRTVLDKLGFTPEQKWVVSDIENVFQCCYQFTDRLLREEIDYFTNLNKPQIITMLHSIKHQNTPTSPAIRIGKNEGYFSITMGLLVKDKDKTLYDNILCHATKNTSYTGNFPKTRRVVNLLNNKQDTLGWVKLIVENEK; this is encoded by the coding sequence ATGAAACTTCAAATTAAAACCTTATCTCCAATACATATTGGGAATGGAGAGAAGTATAACGGGCTGTCATACGTTGAAGATATTTTCTCAACTCCAAAGAGAGTATTTGTTATGAACTTTGATCGAATAAAAACGATATTAAACCAGAAAGACTTGCAATCTTTTATGGATTGGGTTGTATCAGAGAAGTATCCAAGTTGGTTTAAATTTTGTAAGTCTGAACTCAACAAGCCTCAACTTTTAAACGAATTCAAAAAAGTTGCCATATATACCCTCAACAACTATTCCGCCGAAAGAAATCTGCGTGATATTGATTGCTTTATCAAGCAAAACAATAGACCTTATATTCCTGGTACAGAAATAAAAGGGGCAATAAGGACGGCAATAGCATATCATTTATTAGGCAGCAATGAAAATTATGTATGGTTAAAAAAACAGTTGTTGGAACTTCAAAATAAATTTAGAAATACATTTTTGATTCTTTCGTCTTGTGGTAGAAAGGGTAATAGTTACTTATCAATATCGGAACTTAAACAAATTCAAAAAGAGGAATTAAAAAGACTATTCGGTGAAAAGAGACTGAATGAGATAACAAAGAAAATCCGGCATGAAGAATATCCAAAAATAAGAATAAATGACATTAAAAATATTTTTATAAAAGAAGTGGGCAAAATTGAAGAGAACTTGCAAAACAAGCTTTTCAGGGTAAATAACAACAGTGATGCAAAGTATGATCTTCTGAAAGTTTTTCAAGTAGGAGACAGCGAGTTAAAAGACCCTTTTCAATGTTTATTTGTTTCGAGTATGAAGGTAGAAAATACCAAAAAACGAGACACACAAGGTAATTTAACAGATATCATTCTTTTCCAGGAACTCTGTACACAAGATCAAATCTTTACGTGTCAGTTCTCTCAATTGGAGAACAACAGAACAAATAGAACTGTTCTTGATAAACTCGGTTTTACTCCTGAACAAAAGTGGGTGGTTTCAGATATAGAAAATGTATTTCAGTGTTGTTACCAATTTACAGATAGGCTTTTAAGAGAGGAAATAGACTATTTTACAAATCTCAATAAGCCACAAATAATTACTATGCTTCATAGTATCAAGCATCAGAATACCCCAACCAGCCCTGCTATCCGCATAGGGAAAAACGAAGGTTATTTTAGTATTACGATGGGACTGTTAGTCAAAGACAAAGATAAAACCCTTTATGATAATATCCTATGCCATGCCACGAAAAATACTAGTTACACAGGTAATTTCCCAAAGACAAGGCGGGTTGTTAACCTATTAAACAACAAACAGGACACGCTAGGATGGGTGAAATTAATAGTGGAGAATGAAAAATGA
- the csm4 gene encoding type III-A CRISPR-associated RAMP protein Csm4 produces MKIYQIKLTPSSSFSSLPSSDTLFGAICWGIRRIYQDSSDKNSLVDILHEFQLNPKFVISSTFPYIEEANTAIPFYPRPILECISASNINKMAQTKKEIVCIISRYKEFKKAEYVSASLFMKILNGTSEGELFKIFYNGGIKLTGKLLMDDEEYKTIFEKLNPGSKSMAVQKNSTDRLTMSTGGEGQTFYQQEYFTSPAFKLHFLMKTNEIDFFRPVFRYLKDKGIGGNRSVGKGRFKIDILNEVSIGDDNSRKFFTLSRYIPDVKQINLESPAMFYEIFPYRSKVDSEAEFKGKDVWKSKVMYLKEGSCFEANEKREFYGRIPVVKEINRQKIYQNGLAFPVFGNIGGSR; encoded by the coding sequence ATGAAAATTTATCAAATAAAACTTACTCCTTCTTCCTCTTTTTCTAGCCTTCCTTCGTCAGATACCCTATTTGGTGCGATCTGCTGGGGAATAAGAAGGATATACCAAGATAGCTCAGATAAAAACTCATTGGTGGATATACTGCATGAATTCCAGTTAAATCCAAAATTCGTTATCTCGTCCACGTTTCCATACATTGAAGAAGCAAACACGGCAATACCTTTTTATCCAAGGCCAATCTTAGAATGCATTTCTGCCTCAAATATTAACAAGATGGCGCAGACAAAGAAAGAGATAGTGTGTATTATCTCCCGTTATAAGGAATTCAAGAAGGCAGAGTATGTATCGGCCTCTTTATTTATGAAAATATTGAACGGTACTTCTGAAGGTGAATTGTTTAAGATTTTTTATAATGGAGGTATTAAACTTACTGGCAAATTACTTATGGATGATGAAGAATATAAGACTATTTTTGAAAAGTTAAACCCAGGATCAAAAAGTATGGCTGTACAGAAAAATTCCACAGATCGATTGACTATGTCCACCGGTGGAGAAGGACAAACCTTTTATCAGCAAGAATATTTTACAAGTCCTGCATTTAAACTACACTTTTTAATGAAAACTAATGAGATAGATTTCTTTAGGCCAGTTTTCCGTTATCTCAAAGACAAGGGTATTGGCGGTAATCGCTCTGTTGGGAAGGGAAGGTTTAAGATAGATATTTTGAACGAAGTGTCCATAGGAGATGACAACTCACGCAAATTTTTCACCCTTTCCAGGTATATTCCTGATGTAAAACAGATAAATCTAGAGAGTCCAGCCATGTTTTATGAAATATTCCCGTATCGCTCAAAGGTTGATTCAGAGGCAGAATTCAAAGGTAAAGATGTATGGAAGTCTAAGGTCATGTATCTGAAAGAAGGCTCATGTTTTGAAGCTAACGAAAAAAGAGAATTTTACGGAAGAATTCCTGTTGTAAAAGAAATAAACAGACAGAAGATTTATCAGAACGGACTTGCCTTTCCTGTCTTTGGCAATATAGGAGGTTCAAGATGA
- the csm3 gene encoding type III-A CRISPR-associated RAMP protein Csm3, translating to MSNNSYKFSGKYIIKGDMRCITGLHIGGTDEGFDIGGMENPVIKDPITGYPYIPGSSLKGKIRSLLEWTTKRANNLTCTEYQIDEFETKRKALIDKISGENNPVKKNKLQEELDRMSPSIKPCDCGTCDVCIVFGCSAASAVKEPTRLTVRDSFPKKDTVERWEINFGEKIYTEIKTENTINRLTSEANPRPMERVTADSVFEVEMLFDIYKEEDEQKIKKVFEGMMLLEDSALGGSGSRGSGKVVFEKIKIYKREMAYYIQGKDETVVNQSGNETPRDIHINFNTIFPIKAQK from the coding sequence ATGTCAAACAATAGTTACAAATTTTCTGGCAAATATATCATCAAGGGAGATATGCGTTGTATTACTGGATTACATATTGGTGGAACGGATGAGGGATTTGATATAGGGGGGATGGAAAACCCAGTAATTAAAGACCCTATTACAGGTTATCCCTATATACCAGGCTCGTCACTAAAAGGGAAGATAAGAAGTTTGCTTGAGTGGACCACAAAAAGAGCAAACAATTTAACCTGTACTGAATACCAAATTGATGAATTTGAAACAAAGAGAAAAGCATTGATAGATAAAATCTCGGGTGAAAACAATCCTGTAAAAAAGAATAAATTACAAGAAGAGCTTGATCGAATGTCCCCTTCCATAAAGCCATGTGACTGTGGTACGTGTGATGTCTGTATCGTATTTGGCTGTTCGGCAGCATCGGCAGTTAAAGAACCAACGCGCCTTACTGTGCGTGATAGTTTTCCTAAAAAAGATACTGTTGAGAGGTGGGAAATCAACTTCGGCGAAAAAATTTACACGGAAATAAAAACTGAAAATACTATCAACAGACTGACGTCTGAAGCAAATCCGAGACCGATGGAAAGGGTTACAGCCGATTCAGTATTTGAAGTTGAGATGCTTTTTGATATTTATAAAGAGGAGGATGAACAGAAAATTAAAAAGGTCTTTGAAGGGATGATGCTCCTTGAGGACAGTGCCCTTGGCGGAAGTGGAAGCAGAGGTTCTGGGAAGGTAGTTTTTGAAAAGATAAAAATTTATAAAAGAGAAATGGCTTATTATATCCAAGGCAAAGATGAGACTGTGGTTAACCAGAGCGGTAACGAAACGCCAAGAGATATTCATATAAATTTTAATACTATTTTCCCAATAAAGGCGCAGAAATGA
- the csm2 gene encoding type III-A CRISPR-associated protein Csm2: MMISFNSMGDVKKHLESLKTLSVLEPEDYALEGKIADIIAGERGEMKFTQIRKFFGHIKKIETVELKGRENNDPVDPRGFYPLMPELAYSYGRGLITRDFYEVMKICLSSNKIKTVVDFKRFVNLLTAVIAYHKKREMDKKGGVSHVKQ, encoded by the coding sequence ATGATGATTTCTTTTAATTCAATGGGAGATGTAAAAAAGCATCTTGAAAGCCTTAAAACACTTTCCGTGCTAGAACCTGAGGATTATGCTCTTGAAGGGAAAATTGCTGATATTATAGCTGGAGAAAGGGGGGAAATGAAATTTACCCAGATAAGGAAGTTTTTTGGACATATAAAAAAGATAGAAACAGTAGAACTAAAAGGTAGAGAAAATAATGATCCGGTTGACCCCAGAGGGTTTTATCCACTTATGCCCGAACTTGCTTATAGTTACGGAAGGGGCTTAATAACAAGAGACTTTTATGAAGTTATGAAGATATGTTTGTCTAGTAACAAGATTAAGACAGTTGTGGATTTTAAAAGATTTGTAAACTTGTTAACGGCAGTCATTGCATATCATAAGAAAAGAGAAATGGATAAAAAGGGAGGAGTATCTCATGTCAAACAATAG
- the cas10 gene encoding type III-A CRISPR-associated protein Cas10/Csm1: MDEKKKREYQTVVLAGLLHDIGKFYQRGLDKEERKARDHASLGLKCYQKYFAKKIRILFGEEEKEKIAFAINTHHDHAEFITLADALSAGMERISLDAEETGDPSKERLWSVFGKISLYNNGMEINEYSHHLKPLSLKKDDLFPCKLPEQNLEDEYKKLWEDFALEVKNILAFNTHSYLNTLYSLLQKYTWCIPSEAYKSESDISLFDHLKTTSAIAGCLFVKKLSGEKDGNEFLLLSGDISGIQKFIYKITSTQGIGGISKRLRGRSFYLVLLQEVMATYILNKLFLATPHLLFCGGGRFEMLIPNTDKIQHDIGKILTQINTWLLKEYNGELGLVLVSVSADRNDLKDYSNLLKTLDDKLSLVKKRKSKEFLGENWFWLEDRKPEEEIRVCRSCNTTLVKKGENDEVCILCKKHHEIGSKLPKTCYLAFLSRPNNSMKGVDIEFGEFGNVYLLSANEYTDKYNELPDVLTIQMMNETIGNFRFIGNAAPIAKEDFEQETEEEEDGKKQALKDRVLTFETIADMSIGDKRIGILKMDVDYLGLIFAIGLPEGQKSISRIAALSRGMDWFFGGYLNNICKKVFEEWKKDAHKAGWGEKADKIENIFYIVYSGGDDLMIVGPWSEMPVLAKKIRDEFKVYTCNNVDINISAGIFFCKPKYPISLAVEAAGDALESSKDKGRRRITIFGETVEWMDGESIGFDNLLDCGEMFFEAITAVEKEDRLPRGFIHGLLRKHKQYESGDDLNYIPALIYQMERNIKKDAKITSGEIKLKEYLKEKLLTVGNGYFRKIRIPASYALLKSRKGD; this comes from the coding sequence ATGGACGAAAAAAAGAAAAGGGAATATCAGACGGTAGTGCTTGCAGGACTGCTCCATGATATTGGGAAGTTTTATCAAAGAGGATTAGACAAAGAAGAAAGAAAAGCTAGAGATCATGCCTCTCTTGGACTAAAATGTTACCAAAAGTATTTTGCTAAAAAGATACGAATTCTATTTGGAGAGGAAGAAAAAGAGAAAATAGCGTTTGCAATAAACACACATCATGACCATGCTGAATTTATTACCTTGGCAGATGCCTTATCTGCTGGTATGGAAAGAATTAGTCTTGATGCAGAAGAAACTGGAGACCCATCTAAAGAACGACTTTGGTCAGTTTTTGGAAAAATATCTCTTTACAATAATGGGATGGAAATAAATGAATATTCCCACCACCTGAAACCTCTATCCCTAAAAAAGGATGATTTATTTCCTTGTAAGCTCCCTGAACAAAATCTTGAAGATGAATATAAAAAATTGTGGGAAGACTTTGCTTTGGAAGTCAAAAATATCCTAGCATTTAACACACATTCCTATTTAAACACTCTTTATTCACTTCTCCAAAAATATACATGGTGCATACCGAGTGAAGCTTACAAAAGTGAGTCGGACATTTCTCTATTTGACCATCTTAAAACAACCTCTGCAATAGCAGGATGTTTATTTGTTAAAAAGTTAAGTGGTGAGAAAGATGGGAATGAATTTTTGCTTCTTAGTGGTGATATTTCAGGCATCCAGAAATTTATTTACAAAATAACAAGCACTCAAGGTATTGGTGGTATTTCTAAGAGGTTAAGAGGGCGTTCATTTTATTTAGTATTACTGCAAGAAGTAATGGCTACTTACATCCTTAATAAATTATTTCTGGCAACGCCTCATCTCCTCTTTTGCGGTGGTGGCAGATTTGAAATGCTGATACCTAATACAGATAAAATTCAACATGATATTGGTAAAATATTAACCCAGATAAATACATGGCTGTTGAAAGAATACAACGGTGAATTAGGACTCGTGCTGGTTTCAGTAAGTGCCGACCGTAATGACCTCAAGGACTATTCTAATCTCTTAAAGACTCTAGATGACAAGTTATCATTGGTTAAGAAAAGGAAGAGTAAAGAGTTTTTGGGTGAGAATTGGTTTTGGTTGGAAGATAGAAAACCAGAGGAAGAGATTAGAGTTTGCAGGTCTTGCAATACAACACTTGTAAAAAAAGGGGAAAATGATGAGGTATGTATATTATGCAAAAAACACCATGAAATAGGGAGCAAGTTGCCCAAAACTTGCTATTTAGCCTTTCTCTCAAGACCCAATAACTCGATGAAGGGTGTTGACATAGAGTTTGGTGAGTTTGGAAATGTTTATCTTTTATCAGCAAATGAATATACTGACAAATACAATGAACTTCCAGATGTTTTAACTATTCAAATGATGAATGAGACTATTGGCAATTTCAGATTCATTGGTAATGCCGCCCCTATAGCAAAGGAGGATTTTGAGCAAGAAACAGAAGAAGAGGAAGATGGCAAAAAGCAGGCACTAAAGGATAGGGTTTTAACCTTTGAGACTATAGCAGATATGAGCATAGGCGATAAGAGGATTGGCATCCTTAAGATGGATGTGGATTACCTTGGACTTATATTTGCCATTGGACTTCCTGAAGGACAAAAATCTATATCCCGAATTGCTGCCTTAAGCAGGGGGATGGATTGGTTTTTTGGTGGATACCTGAATAATATTTGTAAAAAAGTTTTTGAAGAATGGAAAAAGGATGCCCATAAGGCTGGTTGGGGAGAAAAAGCCGATAAGATAGAAAACATCTTTTATATTGTATATTCTGGTGGAGATGACCTCATGATTGTTGGTCCGTGGAGTGAGATGCCAGTTCTTGCAAAGAAGATTCGTGACGAATTTAAAGTATATACCTGTAATAATGTTGATATAAATATCTCTGCCGGTATATTTTTTTGCAAACCCAAGTATCCTATAAGCTTGGCGGTAGAGGCTGCTGGTGATGCACTTGAATCGTCAAAGGATAAAGGGAGAAGGCGAATAACTATTTTTGGAGAAACAGTTGAGTGGATGGATGGAGAATCTATTGGTTTTGATAATCTTCTCGATTGCGGAGAAATGTTTTTTGAGGCAATTACCGCTGTTGAAAAAGAAGATCGTTTGCCTAGGGGTTTTATTCATGGACTTTTAAGGAAACATAAACAGTATGAATCAGGGGATGACCTCAATTATATTCCAGCATTAATTTATCAAATGGAAAGGAATATTAAAAAGGATGCAAAAATAACGAGTGGAGAAATAAAATTGAAAGAATATCTCAAAGAGAAATTACTAACGGTTGGCAACGGATATTTTAGAAAAATTAGAATACCAGCAAGCTATGCCTTGTTGAAATCAAGAAAGGGGGATTAA
- a CDS encoding nucleotidyltransferase domain-containing protein has product MRLNPPNNGRLQTTFLKKGIKIREAILFGSFVKGTAKEWSDIDVVLVSPDFTGDRFEDRRRIVPLRRKIDSRIEPLPFRPEDFYDGGMLAEEIKRTGIKLKLS; this is encoded by the coding sequence CTGCGCCTTAATCCCCCCAATAATGGAAGGTTGCAAACCACCTTTTTGAAAAAGGGGATCAAAATAAGAGAGGCAATTCTCTTTGGCTCTTTTGTAAAGGGTACGGCTAAGGAATGGAGCGATATTGACGTTGTGCTGGTTTCACCAGATTTTACCGGAGATCGATTTGAAGACCGGAGAAGGATTGTGCCACTGAGACGAAAGATTGATAGTCGTATAGAACCACTCCCTTTCAGACCCGAAGATTTTTACGATGGAGGGATGCTGGCGGAGGAGATAAAGAGGACGGGAATAAAGCTTAAATTATCGTGA
- a CDS encoding CRISPR system precrRNA processing endoribonuclease RAMP protein Cas6, whose amino-acid sequence MLNTFRLAKFRFTVCAKEHIRFPTYKGAAFRGGFGYAFKRVVCVIKGKGCDECLLKQKCIYSYIFETPPPQDTEILRLYPKVPHPFVIEPPSDKKQSFAPGEAFTFHLILIGQAIDYLPYFIYTFTELGKQGVGQGRGKYDLLKVEGIGLENESVQIYNSKDQTLTNHYPIIQARQFVQENMENRSMAKCNKTFSSLQGKNSAVSSPYEGEDKGGVKNLPQQGSSHGNNHNNKITISLLTPLRLRFDGHITDKIEFHVLIRNLLRRISSLSYFHCGEKLELDFKGLIEKAKTVRQTASDIQWFDWKRYSTRQEEWMSLGGVTGTVSYEGDLNEFIPLLKLGEYVHVGKGTSFGLGKYEIL is encoded by the coding sequence ATGCTCAATACATTCCGACTGGCAAAGTTCAGATTTACCGTCTGCGCCAAAGAGCACATACGCTTTCCTACCTATAAAGGCGCTGCCTTTCGTGGCGGTTTTGGATATGCCTTTAAACGTGTTGTCTGTGTGATAAAAGGCAAGGGATGTGATGAGTGTCTCCTGAAACAAAAGTGCATTTATTCGTACATCTTTGAGACCCCTCCTCCACAAGATACCGAGATACTTCGGCTTTATCCAAAAGTACCCCACCCCTTTGTTATTGAACCGCCTTCAGACAAGAAACAATCCTTCGCACCAGGCGAAGCATTCACCTTTCACCTGATCCTCATAGGTCAAGCCATCGATTACCTGCCCTATTTTATCTATACCTTTACCGAACTGGGAAAACAGGGGGTCGGACAGGGCAGGGGTAAATACGACCTGCTAAAGGTGGAAGGCATCGGTTTAGAAAACGAGTCTGTTCAGATTTACAACAGTAAAGACCAAACACTCACAAACCATTATCCCATCATACAAGCCCGCCAATTTGTCCAGGAAAATATGGAAAACCGCTCTATGGCAAAATGCAATAAAACTTTCTCATCATTGCAAGGTAAAAACAGCGCAGTTTCCTCCCCTTACGAAGGGGAGGATAAAGGCGGGGTCAAAAACTTGCCTCAACAGGGTAGTTCTCATGGAAATAACCATAACAACAAAATAACCATTTCGCTATTAACCCCGCTACGCCTGCGTTTTGATGGCCATATAACCGACAAAATCGAATTCCATGTCCTTATCAGAAACCTCTTGCGTCGTATCTCCTCTTTATCTTATTTCCATTGTGGCGAAAAGCTGGAACTAGATTTTAAAGGTCTTATTGAAAAAGCAAAGACAGTAAGGCAGACAGCATCGGACATTCAGTGGTTTGACTGGAAGCGCTATTCCACACGGCAGGAAGAATGGATGTCGCTGGGTGGTGTTACGGGTACCGTTTCATATGAGGGCGATTTGAATGAATTTATACCCTTGCTAAAGTTAGGAGAGTATGTGCATGTGGGGAAAGGGACATCCTTTGGGTTGGGGAAGTATGAGATTTTATAG
- a CDS encoding YjbQ family protein: MDKLHVTTQSHAEFIDITQEVNGILEKREIKEGICYVFVPHTTAAVTINENADPSVRKDIVNELNRLVPWNGHYTHMEGNAAAHIKASLVGSSVSIPISGGKLALGTWQGIYFCEFDGPRRREVFVQIIKRE, encoded by the coding sequence ATGGACAAACTTCATGTAACGACACAGTCCCATGCAGAGTTTATCGATATCACACAGGAAGTGAATGGAATCCTGGAAAAAAGAGAGATTAAGGAAGGGATATGCTATGTATTTGTGCCCCATACAACAGCCGCCGTTACGATTAATGAAAACGCCGACCCTTCCGTCCGAAAAGATATAGTAAATGAACTCAACAGGCTGGTACCATGGAATGGGCATTATACTCATATGGAAGGGAATGCCGCGGCCCATATCAAAGCATCGCTGGTAGGCTCTTCCGTATCTATACCCATTTCAGGCGGGAAATTGGCCCTTGGGACATGGCAGGGTATTTATTTCTGCGAATTTGATGGACCCCGACGCAGAGAAGTTTTTGTACAAATTATTAAGCGTGAATAG
- a CDS encoding CPBP family intramembrane metalloprotease — MGHGRVFISANLMDPDAEKFLYKLLSVNSTQIKHRAALNCPWNLKDAIKVFLAYMLLMLVGMPVIVRFINALFGYNVLNNITPRSLILFISLFVNLSICAYVLYIVCIQYHQSIAALGLSVTNLFSNIKQGIKRYLITLPLIMLAGFIINLISSYYGQNPEMQDVVRWVLEEKSLFILVSLIFFGIIIAPVIEEIMFRGFLQPALKNSFGRRYAVVVSASLFAAVHMDIFAFFQIFILGMLLGYLYEKTQTLIASIVVHVLHNSLTLVFLLYFKYFLKGKVPVF; from the coding sequence TTGGGACATGGCAGGGTATTTATTTCTGCGAATTTGATGGACCCCGACGCAGAGAAGTTTTTGTACAAATTATTAAGCGTGAATAGCACCCAAATTAAACACAGAGCCGCACTCAATTGCCCCTGGAATCTAAAAGACGCCATAAAGGTTTTCCTGGCCTACATGCTCCTTATGCTTGTCGGGATGCCAGTTATCGTACGGTTCATCAACGCATTATTTGGTTATAACGTTCTGAACAACATTACACCGCGGAGCCTGATTCTCTTCATTTCACTTTTTGTTAATCTATCGATCTGTGCCTACGTATTGTACATTGTCTGCATTCAATATCATCAATCAATTGCCGCCCTGGGACTGTCTGTCACAAATTTATTTTCCAATATAAAACAGGGTATTAAACGATATCTCATTACGTTACCTCTCATCATGCTTGCGGGTTTCATTATCAACCTGATCTCCAGCTATTACGGGCAAAATCCGGAAATGCAAGATGTTGTTCGATGGGTGCTGGAAGAAAAGTCACTCTTCATCCTGGTCAGTTTGATATTTTTCGGGATTATTATTGCCCCGGTTATCGAGGAGATCATGTTTCGTGGATTTCTGCAACCGGCATTGAAAAATTCCTTCGGCAGACGATATGCCGTTGTAGTAAGTGCATCACTTTTTGCAGCCGTGCACATGGATATCTTTGCCTTTTTCCAGATATTTATTCTGGGAATGCTCCTGGGTTATTTATATGAAAAGACACAAACTCTTATTGCATCTATCGTCGTGCATGTCTTACACAATTCATTAACCCTTGTTTTTTTACTGTATTTTAAATATTTTTTAAAGGGAAAGGTTCCGGTATTCTGA
- a CDS encoding tyrosine--tRNA ligase, with amino-acid sequence MFRDADEQLEIITRGTVDIVTKEELIKKLKRSVKENKPLRVKLGLDPTAPDIHIGNAIPIHKLRAFQSLGHTAILIIGDYTATVGDPSGVNKTRPMITYEKVLENAKTYLSQAGRILDMKKTEVIYNSEWFKKMTFHEVIQLAAKMTVARMMERDDFTRRYHAGIPISVHEFIYPLMQGYDSIMVKSDVELGGTDQLFSLLVGRDLQRDAGVEPQVALTTPLLEGIDGNKKMSKSLGNYIGVTESPGEMFGKAMSIPDNLMRKYFELATDLSTGEINQLLDVHTHPRAAKVALAKAIVRRYHDSKDAEAAAAEFDRVFKERELPDKILEVEISENELTDGKIWIAKLIVLCGFAATSSEARRLVQQGGVSVNGEIVNCPTLNIEIKPDMILKVGKRRFARIVITN; translated from the coding sequence ATGTTTAGAGATGCAGATGAACAATTAGAAATTATCACGCGTGGAACGGTAGATATCGTTACGAAAGAAGAGCTGATAAAGAAACTAAAAAGGTCAGTAAAAGAAAATAAACCACTCCGGGTAAAATTGGGGCTCGATCCCACAGCCCCGGATATCCATATCGGGAATGCTATACCCATCCACAAATTGCGCGCATTCCAGTCGCTCGGCCATACAGCTATACTCATCATTGGGGACTATACAGCAACGGTAGGAGATCCTTCGGGGGTTAATAAGACGCGTCCTATGATTACCTACGAAAAGGTATTGGAAAATGCCAAGACCTATCTTTCACAGGCAGGCAGGATCCTTGATATGAAGAAGACGGAGGTGATTTATAACAGTGAGTGGTTTAAGAAAATGACCTTCCATGAGGTCATCCAACTCGCTGCAAAGATGACCGTAGCCAGAATGATGGAACGTGACGATTTTACCAGGCGTTACCATGCCGGCATTCCCATTAGTGTCCATGAGTTCATCTACCCCCTCATGCAGGGCTACGATTCCATTATGGTAAAAAGTGACGTAGAATTGGGCGGCACAGACCAGTTATTCAGCCTGCTCGTGGGAAGGGACCTGCAAAGGGATGCCGGTGTAGAACCACAGGTTGCCCTGACCACACCCCTCCTTGAAGGAATCGATGGAAATAAAAAGATGAGCAAGAGTCTGGGAAATTATATCGGCGTAACCGAATCTCCCGGAGAAATGTTTGGTAAGGCGATGTCTATCCCGGACAATCTGATGCGCAAGTACTTTGAACTTGCAACAGACCTGAGTACCGGTGAGATCAACCAACTCCTTGATGTCCATACCCATCCACGCGCGGCTAAAGTAGCTTTAGCCAAGGCAATTGTCCGGCGTTATCATGATAGTAAAGATGCAGAGGCAGCCGCGGCAGAGTTTGATCGTGTCTTTAAAGAACGTGAACTCCCGGATAAAATCCTTGAAGTCGAAATATCAGAGAATGAACTAACGGATGGCAAGATATGGATTGCCAAACTTATCGTCCTGTGTGGCTTTGCTGCTACCAGCAGTGAGGCACGACGATTGGTTCAACAGGGCGGAGTAAGTGTGAATGGCGAAATCGTTAATTGCCCCACCTTAAACATCGAGATAAAACCTGATATGATCCTTAAGGTAGGAAAGCGCAGGTTTGCACGGATAGTAATAACTAATTAG